In Oceanispirochaeta sp. M1, the genomic stretch CTGAGTTTGTTGTCTGTGATGAGGCAGTATCGGCTCTGGATGTTTCTGTACAGGCTCAGATTCTCAATCTGCTTCAGGACTTAAGAGAAAAACACGATCTTACCTATATGTTTATTGCCCACGACCTGGCAGTGGTTGAGTATATCTCCACTAGAATTGTTGTCATGTATCTGGGAAAGATAATTGAAGTGGCCGACAAGGATGAGCTTGTGAAGAATCATACCCATCCATATACAAAGGCTCTCTTCAATGCCTTTCCCCTGACAGATCCCCATAAGAGATCGGAGAAGAAAAAGATTGTTATGGGAGATGTACCAAGCCCGGTGAATCCCCCGTCAGGGTGTCATTTTCACCCCCGCTGCCCCTATGTGAAGGCTATCTGCAAAGAGCAGTACCCTCCCCTTAAGGAAGTGGCTCCGGGTCATATGTCGGCCTGCTGGCTGAATAACTGAATTGGCTGAAACTTATATCTAAATATTGCCGCTCCCTCCGGGGAGCGGTTTTTTTATTCGATTATTCTATTCAAGAATGATGAACTCCACCCTTCTGTTCAGAGCTTTTCCCTCTTCTGTAGTATTATCCGCAATGGGTTTAGTTCCGCCGTAACCTTCTACTTCCAGCCGTTTTTCATTGATCCCCTGGGCAATAAGATAATCCTTGATTGCCTGTGCTCTGAGGATCGACAGTTTAAGCTGAGACGCTGCGTATCCAAGGTCTGCTGTATGTCCGATTATCATGACAGTATATTTTGTTTCCAATACCTGTGCTTTCAACCTCTCCAGTTCGGGGATTGAAGAATCAAGAATCTCCGCTGAATCGGGTTTGAAACGGATGGCTCTGGTAACCAGAAGAACAATATCCTTATGTATGTCGTTCAGTACAGTCTGAAATCCCTGTATCTCCTCATTGCTCATCACTTGCGGCACAGCTGGTGCTGCTCCCTTTTTTACAACAGTCTTTCTCTGGAATGACAGCAATAGTTTTTCATCAGCCTGCTCCGGATTATAGACCTCTGTAATACCTGAAAGGGCGTAGATGACAGATTCTCCCTCTTTTGAATCAAAGACAAGGTCTGTGCCGCGAATCCCTGCTACAGCTGTTTCAGTTTTTACATTGATCTCCTGATCGGTGAACAGTTTATGGAAGCGACCGTATAGTCGTCCTTCAGTGAGGGTCAGATTCACATTCTTAAGGGTAGACTGCTCAAGGATCATAAGAGAGCCATTATCCAGACGAAGCAGGTTTTCCGGGGAGAGACGGATATCCATTTCACCATCTATACCTGTTTTAAGAATAGTTCCCTGTTTCAATTTCTGACCGGCTTCCGGTTCAAGCCAGTCCTCTGACTGCTCATCAGTATAATACACTTCACCGCTCAGGTAGGTGATGACAGGAGTGTCCTGCACCAGAAGGGGATTGCGTATAACAAGGGCTTCCTTTTTATAGAGGAAAAACGCAGTTCCTCCGGCTGCTATAAGAATCACTAGTATCAATATTCCGGCTATCAGTCCTTTTTTCATGAGTGTCCATCCTTCTTATTGAATATATCATAATTTAAGTTATGGGAGTATTAAAACAAATTGAAGAAATAGTTGTCTTTGTAGACAAAATTCAGTGAAGTGAATTGAAATCTCTGAACTGATTTGGACTTATACCCTCCAGTTTACGGAATACAGTTGAGAAATAGCTGTTACTCTCAAATCCCACATCCTTTGCAATATCATTCAGTTTTTTATGTGGCTCCCTTATTATGATCTCTTTGGCCTTGTCTATTCGCCGTCTGTTGATATATTCGGTAGGTCTTTGTTTGGTTGCTATCTTGAAAAGCTCGCAGAAGTATTGAGGAGTCACTCCGGCGGTTTTTGCCAGATCATCGATTGTCAGTGCTCTTCCGAGTTCCCTGTCAATCTGTTCAAAAACTTTTTTGAGTCTGCTGCTGTGATGACTGTGGTTTTCCTTCTCATCATTCCACACATATTTGAACAGATCCATCATAAGCTGATAGGCCAGAACAGATCCGTTGAGTCCGGTCATCTCTGAGGGTGTTTTAAGGAGATTGAGGGCTTTATGTATCAGAGAGTTCAGTACCATGGGTTCTGAAATGGCAAAAACAGAGCTTTTCTTCAGGCCCGTATACTGGAGTATGCTCTCAATATGGTAACCGTTGATGGTTATCCAGTGAACCCGCCAGGGTTTATCATCGGCAGGGTAGTAGGCATGGGCCTCTCCCGGGTAGAGGAGAAAACCATATTCCGCCGGCACTTCGTATTTTACTCCCCTCAGTTCGAGTATTCCTGTTCCTGAGACTGTCTGTATCCACTGATAGACCGGGTAGCCGAAGGGTCTGTGAACCGGATATTGGTAGAAGTCATATCCAACACCCACAAGGTGAAATGGCAGTTCTTTTTCAAGATCAGTCAGGCCGGCCAGGTAAAATTCACCATCTCTCCTGCCTCTTGTATGTTGGTTTTCAATCATGGAATCCTCTTTATCTTAATATAATACAATGAATCTGAATATATTTGAAGAAAAAAATCAAAAACAATCATGAAAATAAAAAAAGCGTGCATAAAGATTCCTGTTTTCATTATTATACTTCATTTTTTGTATATTTATACAGTTTTTTAACATTCAAGACAGGGTGAGCGGCTAATCATCTTAAAATATCAAAACAGTACGGAAAATCTTATCGTTGACGTCTGGTTACAGGGATTTACAATAGAAGTACGTCAATCAAGGAGATATATATGAGTAAACGAATTATTGTTCTTATGCTGAGTGTTTTTGTTCTGATCAGCGGCGTTTTTGCTGCAGGACAGCAGGATGCAGCCATGGATGAAGGTCCCAAAATGCTGGTAATCAATTCAAACCAGTCTGATCCCTCTACTAAAGCAGCTGTTGCTGAGACTGTAGCTCTTTTTCAGGAAGAATATCCCGAGATCGAAGTTCAGCTGAATACATTTGATCATGAAGCATATAAAACCGCCATCAGAAACTTTCTGGCTACCGAAGCACCGGATGTCGCGTTCTGGTTTGCCGGTAACAGAATGAAATTTTTTGTAGATCAGAATCTGTTTATGGATGTCAGTGATGTATGGAAAGATGAAGATCTTTATGACTCTATGTCCTCTTCACTCAACTCATTGACTATCAATAATAAACAGTATGGTGTTCCCTGGTCTTATTACCAGTGGGGTATTTACTACAGAATGGATATTTTCGAAAAATACGGCCTGTCTGTTCCTGAAACATGGGATGAGTTCATGTCTAATAATGATGTACTTGTTGCAAACGGGATAGCTCCGGTAACTATCGGAACAAAATATCTGTGGACTGCGGCGGGATGGTTCGATTACTTTAACCTGAGAGTCAACGGTTACGAGTTCCATATGGAATTGATGACCGGAAAAGCATCTTATCTTGATCCAAAACTAGATAAAGTATTTGACCTTTGGGGTGATATGGTTAAGCGTGGACATTTCCTTGAGAACCATGCGACTTACTCGTGGCAGGAAGCACAGGCTCCTCTTATCAAGGGTGAAGCAGCCATGTACCTGATCGGAAACTTCATGATGCCCGATATGGAAAGCGCCGGTGTTATCGACAAAATAGGTTTTTTCCAGTTCCCCATTATCGATCCCTCAGTAGGCGTTTATGAAGATGCTCCTACCGATACAATTCATATTCCCGCCAAGGCTAAGAATGTTGAAGCAGCAAAGATGTTTTTGGCTTTCATGACTCGTCCTGATGTACAGGACATCATGAATCCAGGAAGTCTTCCTCCCAGCAAATATGCTTCCGCACCGGATGACCGCTTCAAAAAAGCAGGATTCGAAATGCTCGGAAAAGCAGATGGTCTGGCTCAGTTTTATGACAGAGATACCACACCTGAAATGGCAAAAGCCGGTATGGAAGGATTTCAGGAATTTATGGTTTATCCCGACAGGGAAGATGCCATCAGAACAAGACTGGAAAGGGAAAGAAAGAGTCTTTTTGAATAACAGTTACTGATTTCTGTTCTTATGAGGCAGCGAAGCGGAGTATCTCCTCTCCGCTGCTTTTTTTATATGTTAACCAAAAGGAGGCCTGTTCATGGAGAAAAAAACCGTGAATAAACTGCTTAAAATGCAGCAGAAATATGCTCCCGTCTACTTTCTGGCACCGGCTATGATATTATTCTCAATTTTTGTCATTTGGCCCATCTTCCAGAGTATCTGGATCAGCTTTCATAAATGGGATGGATTCAGTCCCATGACCTGGGTCGGTCTAAAAAATTACCGAAAGCTTTTTGATGATCCCCGTTTTTATACATCTTTGAAAAACAATATTTACTGGCTTGTTTTTATGATGCTGGCTCCCCTGGTCGGGCTGTCATTGGCTCTGTTTTTAAATCAGCAAATTAAGGGGATGAGAGTCATTAAGTCACTCTTCTTTTTTCCCTTTGTTATAAATCTCGTTGTTGTCGGTCTGGTCTTTTCCTGGTTTTACAATCCCGATCTGGGTTTGCTCTCCGTACTTCTGGGTGTATTCGGTATAGAGCCAATACCGATTCTGGCCGATGAAAAGATGGCCACATTCGGCATTATCATTGCCGGTTTATGGCCGCAGACAGCCTATTGCATGATCTTGTACCTGACGGGTCTGGCGGGTGTAAACACCCAGATTGTGGAGGCCGGGAGAATTGATGGAGCCGCCGGGTGGCAGATGCTCCGTCATGTGATCCTGCCTCAACTCCGTCCTGCAACCATTGTGGCCCTCACTGTCACAGTCATAGGAGCACTCAGGAGTTTTGACCTGATTGCCACAATGACGGCCGGAGGCCCCTGGGGAAGCAGTTATGTACTGGCCTACCATATGTATGATGAAGCCATATTCAATTTTAAGATGGGATATGGAGCCGCATTGGCAGTTGTACTCTTCCTGATTATGTCTGTCTTCATCTATTTCTTTCTGAAAAGAATGATCGATACGGAGAAGTAAAAAATGTTTCCAACACCAATACAAAAAAGAATCGTCCCCGTCAGAGCTCTTTATGTGGTAGGAGTTATTCTCCTTTTGATAATGTGGCTGCTGCCTATGGTGGCCATTGTCTCCACATCGATCCGCCCCGGATCTGATATCTCCTCCGGGAATTATTGGGGTATTCCCAGTCGTATCGCCATCGTCGAAAACTACAGCGAAGTATTCAACCCCGACCGCAGTCCTATGTTGAGGTATTTTATCAACAGTACGGTTATGACTCTTCCGGCTGTATTCTTTACCATACTCTTCAGTTCCATGGCCGGATTTGCATTGGCGGTCTATCCCTTCAAGGGTCGGATAGCCCTCTATGCCATGTTTATCGCAGGAAACTTTATTCCCTATCAGATCCTGATGATTCCCGTGCGGACAATGTTTGTCAAGTTCGGCCTTTTTGACACGATCATAGGGCTTGTAATTTTCCACACCGCCTTTCAGTCGGGTTTTGCGACCTTCTTTCTCAGAAACTTCATAGTGGAGCTGCCTTTTTCCCTGGTTGAATCCGCCCGGGTGGAGGGAGCTACGGAGCCCCGTATATTCTTCTCCATAATGATTCCTCTGTTGAGGCCCGCATTGGCATCCCTGGGAGTCCTGTTATTCACTTTTATCTGGAATGATTTTTTCTGGGCTCTGACTCTGGTACAGAGTGACAAGGCCAGGCCCATCACCTTCGGGCTGAGTGCTCTTAAGGGGCAGTGGCTGATCAGCTGGAATCTGATTGCCGCCGGTTCGGTTGTGGCGGCTCTGCCCTCTGTTGTTGTCTTTTTCATACTACAGAAACAGTTTATTCAGGGACTGACGTTCGGTGGTGTAAAAGAGTGATTTTCATTTTAAATTTTAGAAAAGCCCGCACTCTGAACTGATTCCCGGATGTTTTTCAACATATGGGGGCAGTTCAGATTCCTGCGGGCTTTTTTTGAAAACAGCTGATTGAAAATATCCTATAATTAAAGATACCTTACTTTTGGACTCAAACCATTGTCAGAAAATGAGGAGTCTTGAATGAAAAAGATACATCTATTTATGGGATCAATTTTTATTTTTTTAATAATTATCAGCTGTCAGACAGTCGTACTGGATGATGCTGATATGGTTTCCTGGGATAATCATTACAGAGAAAAGAGCAGAGTTGGAGACAAAGGGCCGGGAACTCTGGTCATTGGGTCCGGAAGCTCAGATGTCCGTGTAGCCAGTCTTATTTACAGCCCTGAAAATACAACAGTAAGAGTGGCTGATATCTACTATCCAAGGGCTATGGATCTGCATGAAGCACGAGGTGCTGTTATAATGGTTTCCGGTGATACAGACAATCATGCAAAAGATTATTACGGCAGAACTCTGAAAGATACTGATCAATATATGCAGTGGGGGCAGGTCATTGCCGAAGAAGGTCTGATTGCTGTCACATATGAACTCGGGAATCCTCAGGCAGCCCTGGAAACTCTTATGACATGGATTGTTGAAAATCAAAAATATCTGGGGATTGATACCCAGAAAATAGGATTTTTCTCAAGCAATGAAAATGGTTGTTCTGTGGGTTTGGAAACCATTGTTAAAGACAGTACAAAGTACACAGGTCCCAAACCGGTATTCTCTATCTACTATTATGGCTTGATGCCTTTACGTTCAAAAGAGGTCTTTACTGATATTCCGATCCTGACAGTGCAGACAAAGGATCTGTGGGGTAGGGGACTGCCTGCTTCTATGGAAGAATTCAACCAGAGTGCCATTGCGGATGGTGCCATGATAAAAGCTCTGTACTATCCTGAAGGGGAACATTATTTTGACTGCAGAGAGGATACTCCAAGAACTAGGGAAATCCTCCAGGAAACTGTTCTCTTCATGAAGGATAATATGGAACATTAGCCGAGGATCTCCTGTATAAGCTCTCTGCTTCGGCTGCGCAGTTCCCTGTCGCTGGATTCCTGTATCTCCTGAGCCGGAATCGGATTAGAGAATATGATTTCAACTGTTCCCGGTTTTACTAAGAGTGAGTGTATTGTTTTTCTTTCCCATAGTCCTTTGAGAACCACCGGTACCATATCTACTTCAGCATTTCTTACAAGACGGAAAGGTCCTCTCTGAAAAGGCTGGAGTTTTCCGTCTCTTGTGCGGTGTCCTTCGGGGAACATGGCAATTGACGTTCCCCCCTTAATAACCTTTCCGGCTTTCTCCAGACTTTCGATGGCAGATTTTACATCTTTCTGACTGATGGGAATGTTTCCAAGTCCTCGGATAACAGCTCCCCAGACGGGCAAATTGAAGTGAGACTCCAGTTCTACACCCCGGACGTAATGGGGTATAAATCCGAATAGGAGTACGGGGTCGAAAATATTGACGTGGTTTGCAATAAATACATAACTTTTTTCGGGGTCCAGAAGCTCCTTCCCCACTGTCTTTACCCGGATTCCGAAACTCAGAGGAATCAAGTGACAGATGAACTTGACAAGGGGATCAAAGAAGCGCTTATTTTTAAGTACATTCTGAAGGAGTATGAAGGGGAGTCCTAAAATCAGAACTGTAATAGTGAAGATATAACCGAAAATACTGGTAAAAATAAACATCAGCAATACATCCTGATTTTTCCCGGATGGATCTGAACATCTATGGGCGTCGTTCCAAAGGTTTCTCCGTCGGGTGTAAGCATGAGGGGCCTGTCGGATTTAACAGATATTTTTTTCCCTTTGAAGCACTCAATCACCTCATCTTCCACATGCTTTCCTTTGAAGATTGCGGGGAACAGGGAGAGAACTTTTCTTCTTGAAACCTTATTAAGGAGAATGATGTCCAGAAGGCCGTCATTTATTTCTGCATCCGGGGCCATCATCATGTCTCCTCCCGTATATTTTGAGTTACAGATTTCAGTAAAAAGAGCGTCTCTTTTGATCAGTTTTCCATCGAGTTCAATCTCTACAGCGCTGGATTTAAGAAAAATAATCTCTTCCAGTACTCCCAGGATATATGCAAAAGCTCCCAGAATCTTATAACGTTTTGCCCTGTAGGCTACATTGGAGACAAAACCGGAACCGAGAAGATTGGCAAAGAAGTATCGTCCTTCACTGCAGGTAAATTCCCCCAGATCTATATCTTTGGTTTTCCCTGCCTTAATATGCTGCAGAGCATCATCTACACTCTCAATTCCGAGGTCTTTGATAAAGGAGTTTCCCGTACCTACAGGAATCTGACCGATGGGTATGGGCAGGCTGTCTCTCTTTGACAGCAGACCGTTGATAACTTCAAAAAGGGTACCGTCTCCACCCACAGCCAGGACAGCATCTACACCCTCAATTGAGAGGTTCTCAGCCAGAACGCGAGTGTCACCCTTCTTCTCTGAAACCAGGAATTCAATCTCTATTCCTTCTTTCTTCAGGGCTTCCGCTGCTTCACTTGCAAGAGACCGGCCCTGTTTCTTTCCGGCATTCGGATTGACGATCATGGTAATTTTCATTGCTGAATTAGACTTTAATTCAGATGTGTTGTCAAGAAAAAACTGTTACAAAAACCTTCGTTCGGGATAGAATAGGGTATGCAGAAATTTCCAGTATCCTGTAATAAGGACTGTGGGGGCGGTTGTCCCCTTATCGCTTACAGTGAAAACGGGTGTGTGATCCGAATCAAAAATAATCCTCTTGCCTCTCCTTATATGAAGGGCTGCCGAAAGGGGTTTCAGGCCATGAAGATAGATCAGCATCCCCATAGGCTGACCAGGCCCCTTATACGTCTTGAAAATAGACCCAGAGAATTTTCAAATGTTCAGGATGCACGGGATAATTTCCGTGAAGCTTCCTGGGAGGAGGCTCTGGATCTTGCGGCCTTCCGGCTTGAAGAGTTTCGCAGGGATCACGACTGTACCTCTCTTATTGATCTCTCAAGCGGCGGAGCCTGTCGAGGAAAGATGCATAATAATTCTGCTTTGACTTCCCGATTTCTTACTTTGTGGGGCGGAGCCCTGCGCTGCGGCGGAAGTTACAGTTCTGAGGCGGCTTCCTATGTTATGCCCTATCTTTTCGGTACTAAAAACAGTGGTATGGATGCGGGTAATCTTGCCCATTCAAAACTGATTATTCTTTGGGGCTATAATGCCTTTGATACCCGCATGGGTTGTGAAATGTCTCCCCGCATACTGGAAGCCAGGAAGCGTGGTGTTCCAATCATAGTCATCGATCCCCGTAAGACCAGAACTGCCGACACAATGGGGAGCTGGTGGATACCTGTCAAACCGGGAACGGACACGGCATTGATGGCCGCTCTGCTTTTCCATCTGATAAGGAATGAACTTCAGGATCACGGATTTATTGAAAAATACTCCCATGGTTTTTCCGAGCTGAAGGCTTATGTCCGGGGTGAGATAGACGGTATTCCAAAGAGTCCTGAATGGGCTTCCGAGGTCTGTGGAATTCCTGTTTCTGATATTGAGAAACTTGCAGAGCTTTATGGTCGGACGAAACCTGCAGTCATCCTGCCCGGACTCTCCCTTCAGCGTGCCATAGCTGGAGAAGAGGCTGCCCGGATGCCTGTGGCTCTGCAGCTGGCAACAGGGAATATCGGTATTCCCGGGGGAGGTTCGGGAGGAATGTTCTGGGGTAAAATCCCCGGTCCCCGCTGTGCCTCTTTTCCGGTTCCTTCCCACAATAATATTTCAATCCCTGTTTATGAATGGCCCGATCATATTCTTAAGAGAGATATTAAAGCCGCCTATATAACTGGTGGTAATCTACTGTCTCAGGGGAGTGATATCAGGAAGAACCTCAGGGCCTTTCAGAACCTGGATCTCGTGATAGGGCATGATTTTTTTCTGACTCCAACCATGGCTCTCTGTGATATCGTTTTTCCAGTCGCCACATTTCTGGAGCGCGATGATATTGTAAAATCTGCGGGTAACTTCATTCTTTACTCAGCCAGGGCCGCCGAAGCTCCCCAGGGTGTTTTGACGGATTATCAGATATTCACAGAGCTTTCAGAGCGTCTCGGATTTAAAGATGAATACAGTGAAGGAAGGAGTGCATCCCAGTGGATTGACTCCTTTCTTGAGGATTCCGATATCCCTGATCCGGCTGCATTTAAACGAGACGGATTATTTATGGCTGAGGAGCAGGAGCGTAATGCATTTTCTGACTTTATTGAAGATCCTGCCGCCAATCCGCTGAGTACCCCCTCGGGCAGGATTGAAATAGCCTCCCGGCATTATGAGGAGACTGGATTTCCCGGGTACCCTCATTACAGAGGAATTCTGCCCGATGATCCTGATTA encodes the following:
- a CDS encoding OmpA family protein; translation: MKKGLIAGILILVILIAAGGTAFFLYKKEALVIRNPLLVQDTPVITYLSGEVYYTDEQSEDWLEPEAGQKLKQGTILKTGIDGEMDIRLSPENLLRLDNGSLMILEQSTLKNVNLTLTEGRLYGRFHKLFTDQEINVKTETAVAGIRGTDLVFDSKEGESVIYALSGITEVYNPEQADEKLLLSFQRKTVVKKGAAPAVPQVMSNEEIQGFQTVLNDIHKDIVLLVTRAIRFKPDSAEILDSSIPELERLKAQVLETKYTVMIIGHTADLGYAASQLKLSILRAQAIKDYLIAQGINEKRLEVEGYGGTKPIADNTTEEGKALNRRVEFIILE
- a CDS encoding AraC family transcriptional regulator, giving the protein MIENQHTRGRRDGEFYLAGLTDLEKELPFHLVGVGYDFYQYPVHRPFGYPVYQWIQTVSGTGILELRGVKYEVPAEYGFLLYPGEAHAYYPADDKPWRVHWITINGYHIESILQYTGLKKSSVFAISEPMVLNSLIHKALNLLKTPSEMTGLNGSVLAYQLMMDLFKYVWNDEKENHSHHSSRLKKVFEQIDRELGRALTIDDLAKTAGVTPQYFCELFKIATKQRPTEYINRRRIDKAKEIIIREPHKKLNDIAKDVGFESNSYFSTVFRKLEGISPNQFRDFNSLH
- a CDS encoding ABC transporter substrate-binding protein, whose protein sequence is MSKRIIVLMLSVFVLISGVFAAGQQDAAMDEGPKMLVINSNQSDPSTKAAVAETVALFQEEYPEIEVQLNTFDHEAYKTAIRNFLATEAPDVAFWFAGNRMKFFVDQNLFMDVSDVWKDEDLYDSMSSSLNSLTINNKQYGVPWSYYQWGIYYRMDIFEKYGLSVPETWDEFMSNNDVLVANGIAPVTIGTKYLWTAAGWFDYFNLRVNGYEFHMELMTGKASYLDPKLDKVFDLWGDMVKRGHFLENHATYSWQEAQAPLIKGEAAMYLIGNFMMPDMESAGVIDKIGFFQFPIIDPSVGVYEDAPTDTIHIPAKAKNVEAAKMFLAFMTRPDVQDIMNPGSLPPSKYASAPDDRFKKAGFEMLGKADGLAQFYDRDTTPEMAKAGMEGFQEFMVYPDREDAIRTRLERERKSLFE
- a CDS encoding carbohydrate ABC transporter permease, with protein sequence MEKKTVNKLLKMQQKYAPVYFLAPAMILFSIFVIWPIFQSIWISFHKWDGFSPMTWVGLKNYRKLFDDPRFYTSLKNNIYWLVFMMLAPLVGLSLALFLNQQIKGMRVIKSLFFFPFVINLVVVGLVFSWFYNPDLGLLSVLLGVFGIEPIPILADEKMATFGIIIAGLWPQTAYCMILYLTGLAGVNTQIVEAGRIDGAAGWQMLRHVILPQLRPATIVALTVTVIGALRSFDLIATMTAGGPWGSSYVLAYHMYDEAIFNFKMGYGAALAVVLFLIMSVFIYFFLKRMIDTEK
- a CDS encoding carbohydrate ABC transporter permease; this encodes MFPTPIQKRIVPVRALYVVGVILLLIMWLLPMVAIVSTSIRPGSDISSGNYWGIPSRIAIVENYSEVFNPDRSPMLRYFINSTVMTLPAVFFTILFSSMAGFALAVYPFKGRIALYAMFIAGNFIPYQILMIPVRTMFVKFGLFDTIIGLVIFHTAFQSGFATFFLRNFIVELPFSLVESARVEGATEPRIFFSIMIPLLRPALASLGVLLFTFIWNDFFWALTLVQSDKARPITFGLSALKGQWLISWNLIAAGSVVAALPSVVVFFILQKQFIQGLTFGGVKE
- a CDS encoding 1-acyl-sn-glycerol-3-phosphate acyltransferase, which encodes MFIFTSIFGYIFTITVLILGLPFILLQNVLKNKRFFDPLVKFICHLIPLSFGIRVKTVGKELLDPEKSYVFIANHVNIFDPVLLFGFIPHYVRGVELESHFNLPVWGAVIRGLGNIPISQKDVKSAIESLEKAGKVIKGGTSIAMFPEGHRTRDGKLQPFQRGPFRLVRNAEVDMVPVVLKGLWERKTIHSLLVKPGTVEIIFSNPIPAQEIQESSDRELRSRSRELIQEILG
- a CDS encoding diacylglycerol kinase family protein — translated: MKITMIVNPNAGKKQGRSLASEAAEALKKEGIEIEFLVSEKKGDTRVLAENLSIEGVDAVLAVGGDGTLFEVINGLLSKRDSLPIPIGQIPVGTGNSFIKDLGIESVDDALQHIKAGKTKDIDLGEFTCSEGRYFFANLLGSGFVSNVAYRAKRYKILGAFAYILGVLEEIIFLKSSAVEIELDGKLIKRDALFTEICNSKYTGGDMMMAPDAEINDGLLDIILLNKVSRRKVLSLFPAIFKGKHVEDEVIECFKGKKISVKSDRPLMLTPDGETFGTTPIDVQIHPGKIRMYC
- a CDS encoding molybdopterin-dependent oxidoreductase; protein product: MQKFPVSCNKDCGGGCPLIAYSENGCVIRIKNNPLASPYMKGCRKGFQAMKIDQHPHRLTRPLIRLENRPREFSNVQDARDNFREASWEEALDLAAFRLEEFRRDHDCTSLIDLSSGGACRGKMHNNSALTSRFLTLWGGALRCGGSYSSEAASYVMPYLFGTKNSGMDAGNLAHSKLIILWGYNAFDTRMGCEMSPRILEARKRGVPIIVIDPRKTRTADTMGSWWIPVKPGTDTALMAALLFHLIRNELQDHGFIEKYSHGFSELKAYVRGEIDGIPKSPEWASEVCGIPVSDIEKLAELYGRTKPAVILPGLSLQRAIAGEEAARMPVALQLATGNIGIPGGGSGGMFWGKIPGPRCASFPVPSHNNISIPVYEWPDHILKRDIKAAYITGGNLLSQGSDIRKNLRAFQNLDLVIGHDFFLTPTMALCDIVFPVATFLERDDIVKSAGNFILYSARAAEAPQGVLTDYQIFTELSERLGFKDEYSEGRSASQWIDSFLEDSDIPDPAAFKRDGLFMAEEQERNAFSDFIEDPAANPLSTPSGRIEIASRHYEETGFPGYPHYRGILPDDPDYPLMLVTPHPLHGIHSQYSNIEGFRMEEDRGLWINPDDAGERGVSEDSLVYLRSPQGEMKVPVRITEGIMAGTVSLNEGLWPDLSEEGSSLLERGGSVNILSSTEPTLPSRGARTHTIFVQVSL